In Variovorax paradoxus, a single genomic region encodes these proteins:
- the recO gene encoding DNA repair protein RecO produces the protein MATHRVSHEPAYVLHRYDWSESSLILEVFTRHHGRIALVAKGAKRPSSNFRPVLLPLQPLQLNYGGDAEIRTLKGAEWMGGHVMPTGEALLSGYYVNELLLRLLARDDAHEALFDAYAGVVQVLAGEHAGAQAATHAAALRAFELLLLRGVGLLPSLEVQTLTLEPLAADVRYSLVPEAGLRQATGKEAALTGADWQALQSVLDDRAPFTATLREVATMNAGSNSALRNQLRALLNYHCGVSTLRTRQMMRDLQAL, from the coding sequence ATGGCCACCCACCGCGTTTCGCACGAACCGGCTTATGTGCTCCACCGCTACGACTGGAGCGAGTCGAGCCTGATCCTCGAGGTCTTCACCCGGCACCACGGGCGCATCGCGCTGGTGGCCAAGGGGGCGAAGCGGCCGAGTTCCAATTTCCGGCCGGTGCTGCTGCCGCTGCAGCCGCTGCAGCTCAACTACGGCGGCGACGCCGAGATCCGCACGCTCAAGGGCGCCGAGTGGATGGGCGGCCACGTCATGCCGACCGGCGAGGCGCTGCTGTCGGGCTACTACGTCAACGAACTGCTGCTGCGCCTGCTGGCCCGCGACGACGCCCACGAAGCGCTGTTCGACGCCTATGCCGGCGTGGTGCAGGTGCTGGCGGGCGAGCATGCCGGCGCCCAGGCGGCCACCCATGCCGCCGCGCTGCGGGCCTTCGAACTGCTGCTGCTGCGCGGAGTCGGGCTGCTGCCGTCGCTCGAGGTCCAGACCCTGACGCTGGAGCCGCTGGCGGCCGATGTCCGCTACAGCCTCGTGCCCGAAGCCGGCCTGCGCCAGGCCACCGGCAAGGAGGCCGCGCTGACGGGCGCCGACTGGCAGGCGCTGCAGTCGGTGCTCGACGACCGGGCCCCCTTCACCGCCACGCTGCGCGAAGTGGCCACCATGAATGCCGGCAGCAACAGCGCCCTGCGGAACCAGCTGCGCGCCTTGCTCAACTACCATTGCGGCGTGTCCACGCTGCGTACGCGGCAAATGATGAGAGATCTGCAAGCACTATGA
- a CDS encoding pyridoxine 5'-phosphate synthase, with protein sequence MSTSGNVTSLSVNLNKVALVRNTRHLGIPSVVKAAQACLAAGAQGITVHPRPDARHIRAHDVSDLSELLAKDWPAIEFNIEGNPFQNLMDFVRALKPHQATFVPDSETQSTSDHGWTFPDDAERLRPLIAEAKALGVRVSLFMDPIPEMMAAVKAVGADRVELYTEGYAASRGTPDEQAVLQRYADTARAAHAAGLGINAGHDLSRDNLTAFLRAVPNVLEVSIGHAFVADALELGYAAATRDYLRCISEAQQ encoded by the coding sequence ATGAGCACCTCAGGCAACGTCACCTCGCTGTCCGTCAACCTCAACAAGGTGGCCCTGGTCCGCAACACGCGCCACCTGGGCATTCCGAGCGTGGTCAAGGCCGCGCAGGCCTGCCTGGCCGCCGGCGCGCAGGGCATCACCGTGCACCCCCGGCCCGACGCCCGCCACATCCGCGCGCACGACGTGAGCGACCTGTCCGAACTGCTCGCCAAGGACTGGCCGGCCATCGAGTTCAACATCGAAGGCAACCCGTTTCAGAACCTGATGGACTTCGTGCGCGCGCTGAAGCCGCACCAGGCCACCTTCGTGCCCGACAGCGAAACCCAGTCGACCAGCGACCACGGCTGGACCTTCCCCGACGACGCCGAGCGCCTGCGCCCGCTGATCGCCGAGGCCAAGGCGCTGGGCGTGCGCGTCAGCCTGTTCATGGACCCGATTCCCGAGATGATGGCCGCCGTCAAGGCTGTGGGCGCCGACCGCGTCGAGCTCTACACCGAAGGCTATGCCGCCTCGCGCGGCACGCCCGACGAGCAGGCCGTGCTCCAGCGCTATGCGGACACCGCCCGCGCGGCCCATGCCGCCGGCCTGGGCATCAACGCCGGCCACGACCTGAGCCGCGACAACCTGACGGCCTTTCTGCGCGCGGTGCCCAACGTGCTGGAGGTGTCGATCGGCCATGCCTTCGTGGCCGACGCCCTTGAACTCGGCTACGCCGCCGCCACCCGCGACTACCTGCGCTGCATCAGCGAGGCGCAGCAATGA
- the acpS gene encoding holo-ACP synthase: MIYGIGTDICDLRRITATFERQGERFARKVLSDAEFAVWKARSARWPKRGISYLATRFSAKEAFSKAIGMGMRMPMSWRLCEIANLPSGKPVIVLHGGLKDWFEAQGLTAHVTVTDENEYAASFVVVEKV; encoded by the coding sequence ATGATCTACGGCATCGGCACCGACATCTGCGACCTGCGGCGCATCACCGCGACCTTCGAGCGCCAGGGCGAACGCTTCGCCCGCAAGGTGCTGAGCGACGCCGAGTTCGCGGTCTGGAAGGCACGCAGCGCGCGCTGGCCCAAGCGCGGCATCAGCTACCTCGCGACCCGCTTTTCCGCCAAGGAGGCCTTCAGCAAGGCGATCGGCATGGGCATGCGCATGCCGATGAGCTGGCGCCTGTGCGAGATCGCCAACCTGCCCAGCGGCAAGCCCGTCATCGTGCTGCACGGCGGCCTGAAGGACTGGTTCGAGGCCCAAGGCCTCACGGCCCATGTGACCGTGACCGACGAAAACGAATACGCCGCGAGCTTCGTGGTGGTGGAGAAGGTATGA